Genomic DNA from Planctomycetota bacterium:
GGTGACCACCTCGTCGAAGATCAAGAGCACGCCATGCTCCGAGCAGGCTCGGCGCACCGCCTGCAGGAAGCGCGGCTCGGGGGGCAGGCAGCGGTGGAGCGGCTCCATGATCACCGCCGCCAGGCCGTCGGCATGCTGGGCGATCAGCCTGCAGGCCATGTCGGGATCGTTGAACGGAGAAACCAGCATGTCGGCCGCCTCCCGCGGGGTCATGCTCGATCCGAGGGGCTCCGGCTCCGGCCAGGGGGGGAGTTTCGAGCCGAACAGGCTCGTGGTGCCGACGTCGTGCGAACCGTGATACGCCCCCTCAAACTTGAGGATTCCCGGCCGCCGGCGGGCGGCGCGGGCCAGGCGGATGCAGTGCATCGTCGCCTCCGTGCCCGAGGAGCACATCCGCACGCGTTCGCAGGCCGGGCTGAGGGCGACGACCCGCTCGGCCAGTTCGAGCGAACGGGCGTTGACGTGGGCGAAGTTCGTCCCCAGCGGGATCTGGCGGATCGCCGCTGCCGTCACGCCGGGATGCCCGTGTCCGAGCAGCACCGACCCCCAACCCATCGTGAAATCGAGGTATTCCCGGCCCGCCGCGTCGCGGACCGTGCAGCCCGAGCCCTCCGCGATCACGGTGCAGAGTTCCTCCGGCAGGCCGAACTCGCCGTTTGAGC
This window encodes:
- a CDS encoding aminotransferase class III-fold pyridoxal phosphate-dependent enzyme yields the protein MSIAEPSLQIRPYVDRSWRVFPAGSNGEFGLPEELCTVIAEGSGCTVRDAAGREYLDFTMGWGSVLLGHGHPGVTAAAIRQIPLGTNFAHVNARSLELAERVVALSPACERVRMCSSGTEATMHCIRLARAARRRPGILKFEGAYHGSHDVGTTSLFGSKLPPWPEPEPLGSSMTPREAADMLVSPFNDPDMACRLIAQHADGLAAVIMEPLHRCLPPEPRFLQAVRRACSEHGVLLIFDEVVT